A single window of Gossypium hirsutum isolate 1008001.06 chromosome A10, Gossypium_hirsutum_v2.1, whole genome shotgun sequence DNA harbors:
- the LOC107925101 gene encoding tropinone reductase-like 3 translates to MEKKIVARRFEGKVAIVTASTQGIGFGIAQRLALEGASVVISSRKQKNVDEAVEKLKAKGIHVLGIVCHVSDVQQRKNLINKTIEKYGKIDVIVSNAAVNPVNVPMLQTKESILDKLWETNVKASILLLQDAAPHLQKGSSIIFVSSYGGYHPQPSMAMYGVTKTALLGLTKALAAEMAPNVRVNCIAPGFVPTRFAAFVTANEATKKSFEDKTLLKRLGTPEEIAAATAFLASDDASYMTGETIIVAGGTPSRL, encoded by the exons ATGGAGAAGAAAATAGTAGCTAGAAGGTTTGAAGGTAAAGTCGCAATTGTGACTGCTTCAACTCAAGGAATCGGTTTCGGCATCGCACAGCGCCTTGCTTTGGAAGGTGCTTCAGTCGTCATCTCTTCTCGCAAGCAg AAAAACGTGGATGAAGCAGTTGAAAAGCTTAAAGCTAAAGGAATACATGTTCTGGGAATCGTTTGTCATGTATCCGATGTACAGCAAAGGAAGAATCTAATAAACAAAACCATTGAG AAATATGGGAAAATAGACGTGATTGTATCAAATGCTGCTGTAAATCCAGTTAATGTGCCCATGTTGCAAACCAAAGAATCTATCCTCGACAAGCTGTGGGAGACAAACGTCAAAGCATCCATACTTCTTCTGCAG GATGCAGCTCCTCATTTGCAGAAAGGTTCAtctattatttttgtttcatCATATGGTGGTTATCATCCTCAGCCTTCTATGGCTATGTATGGGGTTACTAAGACTGCCCTTCTTGGTCTCACCAAG GCTCTGGCGGCTGAGATGGCCCCAAATGTTCGTGTGAATTGTATTGCTCCTGGTTTCGTACCAACTCGTTTTGCGGCATTCGTAACAGCGAATGAAGCCACG AAAAAGTCCTTTGAGGATAAGACATTACTGAAAAGGCTTGGCACACCGGAAGAAATAGCAGCAGCAACCGCTTTCTTGGCTTCGGATGATGCTTCTTATATGACTGGAGAAACCATAATTGTAGCAGGAGGAACCCCTTCTAGACTCTAG
- the LOC107925283 gene encoding mitochondrial pyruvate carrier 4: protein MASSKLQALWNHPAGPKTIHFWAPTFKWGISIANVADFTKPPEKLSYPQQIAVTCTGVIWSRYSTVITPKNWNLFSVNIVMAGTGLYQLARKIQHDFFSEAEIEPAIAKE, encoded by the exons ATGGCGTCGTCTAAGCTCCAAGCTCTATGGAACCACCCTGCCGGACCCAAGACCA TTCACTTTTGGGCCCCAACTTTTAAATGGGGCATTAGCATAGCCAACGTTGCAGACTTCACTAAGCCGCCGGAAAAACTTTCCTACCCTCAGCAAATAG CGGTTACTTGCACTGGAGTTATCTGGTCACGCTATAGCACTGTAATAACTCCA AAAAACTGGAACCTCTTCAGTGTAAACATTGTTATGGCTGGAACAGGGTTATATCAGCTAGCACGAAAAATACA GCATGATTTCTTTTCAGAGGCAGAGATAGAGCCGGCTATTGCAAAAGAATGA
- the LOC107924902 gene encoding EH domain-containing protein 2 isoform X1 yields the protein MEASSLPIDSCSKEHQKIYRDWFNIADSDRDGRVTGNDATKFFAMSKLSRQELKQIWAIADSKRQGYLGLKEFIVAMQLISWAQAGHEITFDILKSSVDLENIGLPAMEGVDALAAKKKDFATNGVHDINGSNHHQVPASAKWFTSKSSKKIPPSAVTSVVDGLKRLYIEKLKPLESTYRFNDFVSPSLTNSDFDAKPMVMLLGQYSTGKTTFIKHLLQCDYPGAHIGPEPTTDRFVVVMSGPDERSIPGNTIAVQADLPFGGLTTFGGAFLSKFECSQMPHPLLDQITFVDTPGVLSGEKQRTQRSYDFTGVISWFAAKCDLILLLFDPHKLDISDEFKRVISCLRGNDDKIRVVLNKAHQVDTQQLMRVYGALMWSLGKVLNTPEVVRVYIGSFNEKQINEADDPLGQDLFEKEQDDLLKDLLDIPRKACDRRINEFVKRARAAKINAYIVSHLKKEMPSMMGKAKAQQRLIDNLQDEFAKVQREYHLPPGDFPSVEHYREVLNNYNIDKFEKLKPKLVQAVDDMLGYEIPELLKNFRNPYE from the exons ATGGAGGCAAGTTCATTGCCGATCGATTCATGCTCCAAAGAGCACCAAAAGATCTACAGAGATTGGTTCAATATCGCCGATTCAG ATCGAGATGGACGTGTTACTGGAAACGATGCTACGAAGTTCTTCGCCATGTCTAAACTCTCTCGTCAAGAACTCAAGCAG ATTTGGGCAATTGCAGATTCTAAACGACAAGGATATCTAGGATTGAAAGAATTCATTGTTGCTATGCAG CTGATATCTTGGGCACAAGCCGGTCATGAAATAACCTTTGATATTCTTAAAAGTTCAG TCGACTTGGAGAATATTGGTCTTCCTGCAATGGAAGGTGTGGATGCTTTAGCAGCG AAGAAAAAGGATTTCGCAACAAATGGTGTGCATGACATTAATG GATCTAATCATCATCAAGTTCCAGCATCTGCTAAATGGTTCACCTCAAAGTCCTCCAAAAAG ATACCTCCAAGTGCTGTTACCTCAGTTGTCGATGGCTTGAAGAGATTGTATATTGAAAAGCTAAAGCCATTGGAATCTACCTATCGATTTAATGATTTTGTGTCTCCGTCATTG ACAAACAGTGACTTTGATGCTAAACCTATGGTTATGCTGTTGGGTCAATATTCAACCGGGAAAACTACTTTCATAAAACATTTGTTACAATGTGATTACCCAG GAGCTCATATTGGACCGGAGCCTACAACTGACCGATTTGTGGTTGTTATG TCTGGACCTGATGAAAGGAGTATACCCGGCAACACTATTGCTGTTCAAGCAGACCTACCATTTGGTGGATTGACAACTTTTGGAGGAGCTTTTTTATCCAAATTTGAGTGCTCTCAAATGCCACATCCA TTGTTGGATCAAATAACATTTGTGGACACCCCTGGTGTTTTATCCGGAGAAAAACAGAGAACTCAACGAAGTTACGACTTCACCGGTGTTATATCGTGGTTTGCAGCTAAATGTGATCTTATTCTTCTTCTATTCGACCCTCACAAATTAGATATAAGTGATGAATTTAAACGAGTAATTTCGTGTTTACGTGGAAACGATGACAAGATACGTGTTGTCCTAAACAAAGCACACCAAGTTGACACCCAACAA CTAATGAGAGTTTATGGAGCTCTGATGTGGTCTCTTGGAAAAGTCCTGAATACCCCTGAAGTTGTTCGTGTTTACATTGG CTCTTTTAACGAAAAGCAAATTAACGAAGCTGATGATCCATTGGGGCAAGACCTTTTTGAGAAAGAACAAGATGATCTTCTCAAGGACTTATTAGACATTCCAAGAAAGGCTTGTGATCGTCGG ATCAATGAATTTGTGAAGCGTGCTAGAGCTGCAAAAATTAATGCTTATATAGTTAGCCATCTCAAGAAAGAGATGCCTAGTATGATGGGTAAAGCTAAAGCTCAACAAAGGCTTATTGATAATCTTCAAGATGAATTTGCCAAG GTCCAACGAGAATACCATTTGCCGCCGGGTGATTTCCCGAGTGTTGAGCACTATAGGGAGGTGTTGAATAATTACAATATAGATAAATTTGAAAAACTGAAACCCAAGTTGGTACAAGCCGTAGACGATATGTTAGGATATGAAATCCCAGAGCTATTGAAGAATTTTAGGAATCCCTATGAATGA
- the LOC107924938 gene encoding serine/threonine/tyrosine-protein kinase HT1, protein MGSSCFNGFRLRKSRSKHLQLPSSSAKARLNSDTVNMDKKRFDSFESWSMILDSENVETWEVSKEDQEEWTADLSQLFIGNKFASGAHSRIYRGIYKQRAVAVKMVRIPHHKEDTRLQLEQQFKSEVALLSRLFHPNIVQFIAACKKPPVYCIITEYMSQGTLRMYLNKKEPYSLSTETILRLALDISRGMEYLHSQGVIHRDLKSNNLLLNDEMRVKVADFGTSCLETQCLETKGNMGTYRWMAPEMIREKPYTRKVDVYSFGIVLWELMTALLPFQGMTPVQAAFAVAEKNERPPLPESCQPALAHLIKRCWAANPAKRPDFSDIVSTLEKYDECVKEGLPLTSHSGLVSRNVILERLKGCVSMSSSIPVQA, encoded by the exons ATGGGAAGTTCATGTTTCAATGGTTTTCGCCTTCGAAAATCGAGGAGCAAGCATTTACAACTCCCATCATCGTCGGCGAAAGCACGGCTAAATTCCGATACGGTGAATATGGATAAGAAGAGATTTGATAGCTTCGAATCATGGTCGATGATTTTGGATTCGGAGAATGTGGAAACGTGGGAAGTTTCGAAGGAAGATCAAGAGGAATGGACGGCTGATCTTTCTCAATTGTTTATAGGTAATAAATTTGCTTCTGGTGCTCATAGTAGGATTTATCGTGGGATTTATAAGCAGAGAGCTGTTGCTGTAAAAATGGTGAGGATCCCTCATCATAAGGAAGACACTCGATTACAGCTTGAGCAACAGTTCAAATCTGAAGTAGCTTTGCTCTCACGCTTGTTTCATCCCAACATAGTTCAG TTTATTGCTGCTTGTAAGAAGCCACCTGTGTATTGTATTATCACGGAGTACATGTCACAAGGGACTTTGAGGATGTACCTAAACAAGAAAGAACCATACTCGCTTTCGACGGAGACGATACTGAGGTTAGCTCTCGACATATCTCGAGGAATGGAGTATCTTCACTCGCAAGGTGTGATCCACAGAGACCTCAAATCAAATAATCTGCTGCTAAACGATGAGATGCGGGTTAAGGTGGCGGATTTTGGTACATCGTGTTTAGAAACACAGTGCCTCGAAACGAAAGGGAACATGGGAACGTACCGCTGGATGGCGCCCGAAATGATTAGAGAGAAACCGTATACTAGGAAAGTCGACGTGTACAGCTTCGGGATCGTGTTATGGGAGCTTATGACGGCTTTGCTTCCTTTCCAAGGAATGACACCAGTGCAGGCTGCTTTTGCTGTGGCTGAAAAG AACGAACGACCTCCGTTGCCGGAGAGTTGTCAACCCGCACTTGCACACCTCATAAAGCGCTGTTGGGCAGCGAACCCTGCAAAGCGACCAGATTTCTCCGACATTGTTTCCACCTTGGAAAAGTATGATGAATGCGTCAAGGAAGGCCTTCCGTTAACTTCCCACTCGGGACTGGTTAGCCGAAACGTCATCCTCGAACGATTAAAAGGATGTGTATCTATGAGCTCTTCGATACCAGTACAAGCTTGA
- the LOC107924880 gene encoding uncharacterized membrane protein At1g16860 isoform X1: protein MGSRAVSHQLSSGLLVSGRPEQLKEKQPTMSSRAVPYTGGDVKKSGDLGKMFDIAVVDRSSTSGGLSNSNPNSKQQSLFSQPSRSSSSSQPNSGSIRSGSNSGPIRKPSGPLPLQPTGLITSGPRRSGQLGQAEQTSVVSGKSVYGPAMTNLREGVKYGFGVSKAMVWVVMVVVAMGLLVGAFLMVAIKKVLVLGAVGSVVVPMGLGLAWNCIWGRKGLLGFIRKYPDAELRGAVDGQYVKVTGIVTCGSIPLESSYQKVARCVYVSTELYEYKGWGGKSSNPKHRCFSWGCSYSENYVADFYISDFQSGLRALVKAGYGAKVAPFVEPATVVDITKENKDLSTSFLSWLAERKLSSDDRIMHLKEGYIKEGSTVSVLGVVQRHDNVLMIVPPSEPISTRCQWIRCLLPMYVEGLILTCDDNQNADVVPV, encoded by the exons ATGGGTTCTCGGGCTGTGTCACACCAGCTAAGCAGTGGCTTGTTGGTATCTGGGAGACCGGAGCAGCTCAAAGAAAAGCAGCCGACAATGTCGTCAAGGGCAGTGCCGTACACCGGTGGTGACGTTAAAAAGTCTGGGGATTTGGGCAAAATGTTTGATATCGCAGTGGTTGATCGTTCATCAACCAGTGGTGGTCTTTCCAATTCGAACCCCAATTCTAAGCAACAGTCATTGTTTTCACAACCTTCACGTTCTTCGTCTTCGTCTCAGCCTAACAGTGGATCCATCCGATCTGGGTCAAATTCAGGCCCGATCAGGAAACCTTCTGGGCCATTGCCGCTTCAGCCCACTGGACTCATCACTTCGGGTCCCAGGAGGTCGGGGCAGCTCGGCCAGGCTGAGCAAACGAGTGTTGTGTCGGGGAAATCGGTGTACGGACCGGCGATGACGAATCTCCGGGAAGGGGTGAAGTATGGGTTTGGGGTGTCTAAAGCTATGGTTTGGGTAGTGATGGTGGTGGTAGCTATGGGGTTGTTGGTTGGAGCGTTTCTTATGGTGGCTATTAAAAAGGTGTTGGTCCTTGGAGCTGTCGGTTCGGTGGTGGTGCCAATGGGGCTGGGATTAGCTTGGAATTGCATTTGGGGAAGGAAAGGCTTGTTGGGGTTCATTAGGAAATACCCAGATGCTGAGCTTAGAGGAGCTGTTGATGGCCAATATGTGAAGGTTACTGGG ATTGTCACCTGTGGCAGCATTCCTTTGGAGTCATCTTACCAGAAGGTGGCTAGATGTGTTTATGTGTCCACAGAATTGTACGAGTATAAAGGATGGGGCGGGAAAAGTTCGAACCCTAAACATCGTTGCTTCTCTTGGGGATGTAGTTATTCTGAG AATTACGTTGCTGATTTCTACATATCGGATTTCCAATCCGGATTAAGAGCATTAGTGAAAGCAGGTTATGGCGCTAAGGTTGCTCCATTTGTCGAACCAGCCACCGTAGTTGATATAACAAAGGAAAACAAGGACTTATCTACGAGCTTTTTAAGCTGGCTAGCAGAGCGCAAGCTGTCGAGCGATGACCGTATAATGCACCTAAAGGAGGG TTACATAAAAGAGGGGAGTACCGTCAGTGTACTGGGAGTCGTCCAGCGCCATGACAATGTGCTCATGATCGTTCCACCATCAGAACCGATCTCAACACGCTGTCAATGGATTCGGTGCCTTCTCCCAATGTACGTTGAAGGTCTTATTTTGACATGTGATGATAATCAGAACGCCGATGTTGTCCCCGTCTAG
- the LOC107924880 gene encoding uncharacterized membrane protein At1g16860 isoform X2 yields the protein MGSRAVSHQLSSGLLVSGRPEQLKEKQPTMSSRAVPYTGGDVKKSGDLGKMFDIAVVDRSSTSGGLSNSNPNSKQQSLFSQPSRSSSSSQPNSGSIRSGSNSGPIRKPSGPLPLQPTGLITSGPRRSGQLGQAEQTSVVSGKSVYGPAMTNLREGVKYGFGVSKAMVWVVMVVVAMGLLVGAFLMVAIKKVLVLGAVGSVVVPMGLGLAWNCIWGRKGLLGFIRKYPDAELRGAVDGQYVKVTGIVTCGSIPLESSYQKVARCVYVSTELYEYKGWGGKSSNPKHRCFSWGCSYSENYVADFYISDFQSGLRALVKAGYGAKVAPFVEPATVVDITKENKDLSTSFLSWLAERKLSSDDRIMHLKEGPDCDDML from the exons ATGGGTTCTCGGGCTGTGTCACACCAGCTAAGCAGTGGCTTGTTGGTATCTGGGAGACCGGAGCAGCTCAAAGAAAAGCAGCCGACAATGTCGTCAAGGGCAGTGCCGTACACCGGTGGTGACGTTAAAAAGTCTGGGGATTTGGGCAAAATGTTTGATATCGCAGTGGTTGATCGTTCATCAACCAGTGGTGGTCTTTCCAATTCGAACCCCAATTCTAAGCAACAGTCATTGTTTTCACAACCTTCACGTTCTTCGTCTTCGTCTCAGCCTAACAGTGGATCCATCCGATCTGGGTCAAATTCAGGCCCGATCAGGAAACCTTCTGGGCCATTGCCGCTTCAGCCCACTGGACTCATCACTTCGGGTCCCAGGAGGTCGGGGCAGCTCGGCCAGGCTGAGCAAACGAGTGTTGTGTCGGGGAAATCGGTGTACGGACCGGCGATGACGAATCTCCGGGAAGGGGTGAAGTATGGGTTTGGGGTGTCTAAAGCTATGGTTTGGGTAGTGATGGTGGTGGTAGCTATGGGGTTGTTGGTTGGAGCGTTTCTTATGGTGGCTATTAAAAAGGTGTTGGTCCTTGGAGCTGTCGGTTCGGTGGTGGTGCCAATGGGGCTGGGATTAGCTTGGAATTGCATTTGGGGAAGGAAAGGCTTGTTGGGGTTCATTAGGAAATACCCAGATGCTGAGCTTAGAGGAGCTGTTGATGGCCAATATGTGAAGGTTACTGGG ATTGTCACCTGTGGCAGCATTCCTTTGGAGTCATCTTACCAGAAGGTGGCTAGATGTGTTTATGTGTCCACAGAATTGTACGAGTATAAAGGATGGGGCGGGAAAAGTTCGAACCCTAAACATCGTTGCTTCTCTTGGGGATGTAGTTATTCTGAG AATTACGTTGCTGATTTCTACATATCGGATTTCCAATCCGGATTAAGAGCATTAGTGAAAGCAGGTTATGGCGCTAAGGTTGCTCCATTTGTCGAACCAGCCACCGTAGTTGATATAACAAAGGAAAACAAGGACTTATCTACGAGCTTTTTAAGCTGGCTAGCAGAGCGCAAGCTGTCGAGCGATGACCGTATAATGCACCTAAAGGAGGG CCCTGATTGTGACGACATGTTGTGA
- the LOC107924910 gene encoding tropinone reductase-like 3, with amino-acid sequence MSKEEMKIGRRFEGKVAIVTASTQGIGFSIAERLGLEGAAVVVSSRKQKNVDEAVEKLKNKGIQVLGVVCQVSNAQQRKDLINKTVEKYGKIDVVVSNAAANPTVSLLLETPESVLDKVWEINVKASVLLLQEAAPYLQKGSSVVLISSIMGYHPQIAMAMYGITKTALLGLTKALAKEMAPDTRVNCVAPGLVPTNFAAFLTKDEVLKKTAEESTLLGKLGTPGDMAAAASFLASDDASYITGETLVVAGGAPSRL; translated from the exons ATGTCGAAGGAAGAGATGAAGATCGGTAGAAGATTTGAGGGAAAAGTCGCAATTGTGACGgcttctactcaaggcatcggctTCAGCATCGCCGAGCGTCTCGGCTTGGAAGGCGCCGCCGTCGTCGTTTCTTCTCGCAAAcag AAAAATGTGGATGAAGCAGTTGAAAAGCTTAAAAATAAAGGAATTCAAGTGTTGGGAGTTGTTTGCCAGGTCTCAAATGCGCAACAAAGAAAAGATCTTATTAACAAGACTGTTGAG AAATATGGAAAAATAGATGTGGTTGTATCAAATGCTGCTGCAAATCCTACTGTAAGTCTATTGTTAGAAACACCAGAATCTGTCCTTGACAAAGTATGGGAAATAAACGTTAAAGCAAGTGTACTTCTTCTACAG GAGGCAGCTCCTTACTTGCAGAAGGGTTCATCAGTTGTTCTTATTTCCTCAATTATGGGTTACCACCCTCAGATTGCTATGGCTATGTATGGGATAACTAAGACAGCTCTTCTTGGATTGACAAAG GCTCTGGCAAAGGAGATGGCACCTGATACTCGAGTAAATTGTGTTGCTCCTGGTTTGGTTCCTACCAACTTTGCGGCATTCCTAACAAAAGATGAGGTCCTG AAGAAGACGGCTGAGGAAAGCACATTACTTGGAAAGCTTGGCACCCCGGGGGATATGGCTGCTGCAGCCTCTTTCTTGGCATCCGATGACGCTAGTTATATCACCGGAGAAACTCTTGTGGTGGCTGGGGGAGCCCCCTCAAGACTTTAA
- the LOC107925282 gene encoding homeobox protein 2: protein MEGVGARLGRSSTRYGPATVFTGPVRKWKKKWVHVSPSNTGNSSNNNNNNRSHNNHQTTINGTSNGNNGSHLLLFKWTPLSQTQTNNNDNDNSSKDDAVAAPEEPPRRKFKYIPIAVLEEQRKEADENSDDEAKPSKADPSAVEPTSRNDGLDEKPDINDIPMDESQEQNKIVRQDLNESTLDLSLG from the exons ATGGAAGGAGTGGGGGCTCGACTCGGGCGGTCCTCCACTCGGTACGGACCAGCCACGGTGTTCACTGGACCGGTCAGGAAATGGAAGAAGAAATGGGTCCACGTTTCCCCTTCTAACACCGGCAACAGCTCcaacaataacaacaataatcGCTCTCATAATAATCATCAGACCACAATCAACGGTACTTCTAACGGTAATAACGGTTCCCATCTCCTCCTTTTTAAATGGACACCTTTATCCCAAACCCAAACCAACAACAACGATAATGACAATTCCTCCAAGGACGACGCCGTGGCGGCGCCCGAAGAGCCGCCGAGACGGAAGTTTAAATACATTCCG ATTGCTGTGCTAGAGGAACAGAGAAAGGAAGCTGATGAAAACAGCGATGATGAAGCTAAACCGAGCAAAGCTGACCCTAGTGCTGTAGAGCCAACTTCCAGGAATGATGGTCTTGACGAAAAACCCGACATTAATGACATACCTATGGATGAAAGTCAG GAGCAAAATAAAATAGTGCGACAAGATCTGAATGAAAGCACATTGGATTTGAGCTTGGGTTAA
- the LOC107924902 gene encoding EH domain-containing protein 2 isoform X2, protein MEASSLPIDSCSKEHQKIYRDWFNIADSDRDGRVTGNDATKFFAMSKLSRQELKQIWAIADSKRQGYLGLKEFIVAMQLISWAQAGHEITFDILKSSVDLENIGLPAMEGVDALAAKKDFATNGVHDINGSNHHQVPASAKWFTSKSSKKIPPSAVTSVVDGLKRLYIEKLKPLESTYRFNDFVSPSLTNSDFDAKPMVMLLGQYSTGKTTFIKHLLQCDYPGAHIGPEPTTDRFVVVMSGPDERSIPGNTIAVQADLPFGGLTTFGGAFLSKFECSQMPHPLLDQITFVDTPGVLSGEKQRTQRSYDFTGVISWFAAKCDLILLLFDPHKLDISDEFKRVISCLRGNDDKIRVVLNKAHQVDTQQLMRVYGALMWSLGKVLNTPEVVRVYIGSFNEKQINEADDPLGQDLFEKEQDDLLKDLLDIPRKACDRRINEFVKRARAAKINAYIVSHLKKEMPSMMGKAKAQQRLIDNLQDEFAKVQREYHLPPGDFPSVEHYREVLNNYNIDKFEKLKPKLVQAVDDMLGYEIPELLKNFRNPYE, encoded by the exons ATGGAGGCAAGTTCATTGCCGATCGATTCATGCTCCAAAGAGCACCAAAAGATCTACAGAGATTGGTTCAATATCGCCGATTCAG ATCGAGATGGACGTGTTACTGGAAACGATGCTACGAAGTTCTTCGCCATGTCTAAACTCTCTCGTCAAGAACTCAAGCAG ATTTGGGCAATTGCAGATTCTAAACGACAAGGATATCTAGGATTGAAAGAATTCATTGTTGCTATGCAG CTGATATCTTGGGCACAAGCCGGTCATGAAATAACCTTTGATATTCTTAAAAGTTCAG TCGACTTGGAGAATATTGGTCTTCCTGCAATGGAAGGTGTGGATGCTTTAGCAGCG AAAAAGGATTTCGCAACAAATGGTGTGCATGACATTAATG GATCTAATCATCATCAAGTTCCAGCATCTGCTAAATGGTTCACCTCAAAGTCCTCCAAAAAG ATACCTCCAAGTGCTGTTACCTCAGTTGTCGATGGCTTGAAGAGATTGTATATTGAAAAGCTAAAGCCATTGGAATCTACCTATCGATTTAATGATTTTGTGTCTCCGTCATTG ACAAACAGTGACTTTGATGCTAAACCTATGGTTATGCTGTTGGGTCAATATTCAACCGGGAAAACTACTTTCATAAAACATTTGTTACAATGTGATTACCCAG GAGCTCATATTGGACCGGAGCCTACAACTGACCGATTTGTGGTTGTTATG TCTGGACCTGATGAAAGGAGTATACCCGGCAACACTATTGCTGTTCAAGCAGACCTACCATTTGGTGGATTGACAACTTTTGGAGGAGCTTTTTTATCCAAATTTGAGTGCTCTCAAATGCCACATCCA TTGTTGGATCAAATAACATTTGTGGACACCCCTGGTGTTTTATCCGGAGAAAAACAGAGAACTCAACGAAGTTACGACTTCACCGGTGTTATATCGTGGTTTGCAGCTAAATGTGATCTTATTCTTCTTCTATTCGACCCTCACAAATTAGATATAAGTGATGAATTTAAACGAGTAATTTCGTGTTTACGTGGAAACGATGACAAGATACGTGTTGTCCTAAACAAAGCACACCAAGTTGACACCCAACAA CTAATGAGAGTTTATGGAGCTCTGATGTGGTCTCTTGGAAAAGTCCTGAATACCCCTGAAGTTGTTCGTGTTTACATTGG CTCTTTTAACGAAAAGCAAATTAACGAAGCTGATGATCCATTGGGGCAAGACCTTTTTGAGAAAGAACAAGATGATCTTCTCAAGGACTTATTAGACATTCCAAGAAAGGCTTGTGATCGTCGG ATCAATGAATTTGTGAAGCGTGCTAGAGCTGCAAAAATTAATGCTTATATAGTTAGCCATCTCAAGAAAGAGATGCCTAGTATGATGGGTAAAGCTAAAGCTCAACAAAGGCTTATTGATAATCTTCAAGATGAATTTGCCAAG GTCCAACGAGAATACCATTTGCCGCCGGGTGATTTCCCGAGTGTTGAGCACTATAGGGAGGTGTTGAATAATTACAATATAGATAAATTTGAAAAACTGAAACCCAAGTTGGTACAAGCCGTAGACGATATGTTAGGATATGAAATCCCAGAGCTATTGAAGAATTTTAGGAATCCCTATGAATGA